The following proteins come from a genomic window of Macadamia integrifolia cultivar HAES 741 unplaced genomic scaffold, SCU_Mint_v3 scaffold2125, whole genome shotgun sequence:
- the LOC122065811 gene encoding L10-interacting MYB domain-containing protein-like, with translation MSTSKQAVNETAKRSQANVDTLIVLMVEEVKKGNMTTLTFNKAGWNNIANNFKEKTGVNYAIVQLKNKVNKLRQDYSQFKKLLETTSFGWDTASRTCTVNDESIWESYIKDNPTWA, from the exons atgtCAACTTCAAAACAAGCAGTTAATGAGACTGCAAAACGGAGCCAAGCAAATGTAGACACCCTTATTGTTCTGATGGTAGAGGAAGTTAAGAAAGGAAATATGACTACTTTGACTTTTAATAAAGCTGGTTGGAACAACATTGCCAATAACTTCAAAGAGAAAACTGGGGTCAACTATGCCATTGTACAGTTGAAGAACAAAGTGAACAAACTGAGGCAGGATTATAGTCAGTTTAAGAAGCTATTGGAGACAACTAGTTTTGGTTGGGATACTGCTTCAAGAACTTGTACTGTTAATGATGAATCCATCTGGGAATCGTATATTAAG gataaccctacttgggcaTGA